The region tcagtagctcaaggaagcgtcactgcgttcagacaaatccatatacgctacaccacatctgccaagtagatgcctgatcaAAGATACAACATTCACATACATAGCATACACACAATGTTCACCTTCACAGCATACATTACAtacaatgtttacacacacagtatacatacAACATTTACCTATGATGTTTATCCACGTGGCATGCATGAAACGTTCACATACATGGCATATGTTTATGTACACGGCATAACTACAACGTTTATGTACATGGCATGCATACAACTTTTACCTACACGTCATACATACAACGTATACCTACACAGCATACATAGAATGTTTTATTTAcctacacgcatacatacatttgcCTACATGGCATGTAAGCAATGCTTACCTACACAGCACATTCATGATTATGTTTACCTATATGGCATACATGCAAttcttatctatatatatatatgatagtcagtcatgtccgactatgaccatcagaacagcgtaGAAGGccactgctgttccgactatttgggatagaatttgattatagtggagagtgtcttgcccaagtacatccccactctctgagccaagagggttttaggacagtcggtgttgggatggttcccaaaggctaactagcccacaaggctgcagcactaagagccagggcaattttgcctcctactttgagagtcatagtccttcacaaaagaataagctgtaaatggtttcctattgactggagaaaccattgataatacagctctcactttgctgttggcccaattctTATCTACACAGCATACAAAAAACATTTAcctacacaacatacatacaattTCTACCAACACAGAATTCATACGTTTACCTACACAGCATACATAAATTATTTACCTGCATGGCATACATAAATAACATCTATATAGCATACATACAACATTTACCTGCATgtcggactatggctgcctatgtggcggggtaaataaacaaaagggtcatacacataaaatgttacatgtctgtctgagtgagtgagtgagtgagtatgtgtgtgtgtgtgattgagtgtgtgtgaatgtgtgtgtgtgtgtgtgtgtgtgtgtgtgtgtgtgtgtgtgtgtgtgtgtgtgtgtgtgtgtatgagtgtgtgtgtgtgtgagtgtgtgtgaatgtgtgtgtgtgtgtgtgtgtgtgtgtgattgagtgtgtgtgtgtggctgtgtgtgtgtgcgcgtgcacatgaCTGAAAGCTGATTGAAACACATGATGAGCACCTAGAGACAGCTTTCAGctggctctatccaggtaggaaGCTTGTCGTGAAAATgaatccgtgtttgtaaagcgctttgagtttggtctctgacctagAACAGGCGCTagataagtatccgtatcaatatCATTCATTGTGTCATATGTACAATGTTTCATATCAATATCATTCATCATGTCATATGTACAATGTTTCATATCAATATCATTCATCATGTCATATGTACAATGTTTCATATCAATATCATTCATCATGTCATATGTACAATGTTTGAgcgctggatgtaaaaaagcagctgtgcttaatccactacccttgtgaaataaaaattccTTTTGTTTCCTTTCGTTTTACCAAGTGTTTACCCACATGGTGTACATACAAATTACGTTGTATACCTACatggcatacatacatatatacgttcaCCTACAGTGTTTTACAATCTGCTCGAGACAACTGCTCTCACCTGGTCTCCATAGCGACACAGGAGGTTGACATCAGCACCCAGTTGCAGCATGACGCCCACCAGGGCCAGCTTCCCCAGACACACTGCGTTGTATAACGGCGTCTGCAACACCATCACAAAACGCACTGCGGAAACACGAAAACTACCATAATTTACACCCTACAGCATGTTACAACTCATAAGGAGCATTccctaccttaaaaaaaaatataaagaaataaaaaatttaaaaattttttaaacaagataaagTCACAAATAAGACACATACATCTATTAGGGCACACATAcattgacaaaacacacacacacacacacacacacacacacacacacacacaatcacacagtgtGTCAGGTCAGTGAAGTGGGACAAAGAAATTACAAGAACTTTACAAAGTCAatgaaaaaatccaacaaaatcaATGATGGTAATCGTTGGGTTGGCAACTCACTTTAGGGTAAACCATCATtcctcttatcttttttttcattttttttttcatcataattattatttatttatttatgtatgtacgcttatatatatatatatatatatatatatatatatatatatattttttttttcctcaaggcctgactaagcgcgttgggttacgctgctggtcaggcatctgcttggcagatgtggtgtagcgtatatggatttgtccgaacgcagtgacgcctccttgagctactgatactgatcctctTGTCACTGAAAATCATGAGAAGGCACTTTCTCATCATTTTGCCATGCAGAattcacaataacaacaacaacaaaatcctgcaAAATTCTTTGAAGCAGAATTtgaaaagaaacaataacaaaaaacaaaacaaaaaattaattaaaaaaaaacaaaaaaaccccacacatctCACCATCAAGTTAGGCAACCTTCTCACACAGTCttgtagacaaaaaaaacaacaaccacacaccaaaataacataagatcaaaaaaacaacaaaaaaaaggcgtACCTCTAAACTTTTGTTGTAAGAATTGAGAGCTCTTAGAAAGCCCGGCTTGGACCGAAGGCAGCGAGCGTATTCCACGGCTGTTCTCTCGTTCTCCATACCGGACAGGGAGTGAAGAATCCTGTTGCACAAAGTTGTATGACCAtcagtcgtgtcagactatgagtggtggtgtgtgtccatcaagattgatgatgaccatcgttgtcatccagctgggggatgggggcagggtggtggtggggggtgtgggggggatgctcatgagtctatctgtgagtgcgcagatggctgaatagtccaatctgcgcacgaaatgttcgctgacggttggggcagacaaagacaggcatatcattgccagggagcttgtttgcccgtgactttctggcctgcctcttctgaacagctgcagcagtcctgttggcctcgcacaacttggcacctttgtgcacagcagcgcgccatttgtcacggtccactgcagattcctcccaggagtcagggttgatatcaaacgctttcagagagactttcagagtatctctgatgcgcttcttctgacctccgtgtgatctcttcccttgttgcagctcgccatagaagagccttttgggcagctgatggtctggcatgcgcaccgACTATGAGTATGATCATGATGGAGCCACAtctctgtagctgccttcacctctacactccatctcgctcactacgatcggcttcagatccactctgtttacgcatacccagattcaaacactcaactgttggccgccattctttctctgtctctggaccttgcaattggaatgaacttcctctttcaagtctccacactcagctctttcaagtctggcctaaaacacccacctcttcccaaaatagcctcccttccctgcctctcccttgtcttcagtttctccagtttttagagttatgcgtgcgtgtgaatgactggtgcgaaagcgctttgatttgtctctgcacaagattcagcgctatataaataccattattattattattattaggaaggtggcagaatggttaagatgttcatacatctgccaacacagtgtctgtgagggtctgggttcgaatcctgctctcaccctttcttccaagtttgactggaaaaaatcaaactgagcataaagtcatttggataagacgataaaccgaggcccatGCGGCATGCAATGGCTCGCTGAAAAGGTTGTcttctggcaatattctgtagaagaaatccactctgataggtacacacgcacgcacgcacacacacacacacacacacacacacacacacacacacacacacacacacatacacactcacaacacacacacacacacacacacagaggcatctgCCTAGCCAATGTGAtgtaatatggatttgtccaaatgcagtgatgcctccctgagaaactgaaacaaactattTGTATAAATATTCtatttatcacatcagatttctctgtgtgaaatttgggctgctctccccagggagagcgcgtcgccagactacagcgccacccatttttttgtattttttcctgtgtgcagttttatttgtttttcctattgaagtggaattttctacagaattttgccaggaacaacccttttgttgccgtgggttcttttacgtgcactaagtgcatgctgcacacgggacctcggtttatcgtctcatccgaatgactagtgtccagaccaccactcaaggtctagtggagggggagaaaacttcgggggctgtgccgtgattcgaaccagtgcgctcagattctctcgcttcctaggcggacgcgttacctctaggccatcactccactggaccAACTCCAACTAGGACCATCTGACCAGCTGAAGAGGCAGCTGCTGtatcgactatctgggctagaatttgatttgatttctgttCCAGAGAGCActgtgcccaagttacatccctactctctcggccaaaagggtttagGATGATGCAACCGCTatcccaactatttgggctagaatttgtagtggtgagtgtcttacccaagttacatccccactctctcggccaaaagggtttagGATGATGCAACTGCTatcccaactatttgggctagaatttgtagtggtgagtgtcttacccaagttaactgctgtcctgactatctgggctagaatatgtAGTGgtgagtgtcttacccaagttacacaTCACTCTCTcagctaagagggttttaggatgaTGCAACTGctatcccaactatctgggctagaatatgtAGTGgtgagtgtcttacccaagttacacccccactctctcagctaagagggttttaggacgatgcaactgctgtcctgactatctgggctggaattttatTATAAGtggtgtcttgctcaagttacatttgcactctcttggccaagagggttttaggacagtcggcgctgggatggttcccaaaggccaactatccccCAAGAAGAGCAGCACTGAAAGTGAGTGAAATCCTGCCTCCTTGTTGGAGAGTCAtactcatagtccttcacaaatgactaagctgtaaatgtactgtactctactgtaatgcatattgcattatattgtattaatACAGCTGTGTTGATTGTATTtctttattgtcacaacagattttgtcTGTGTAAAATTAGGGgttgtttttccccccaaggagaatacagtacaatgtcaacctctcttcttctcgtttttctctctgtttctctactaCAGTGAATTTTCCCAAAATTTTTCTGTGCTACATTTGAGCTGCTCTTCCTGGAGAGACAAACTTTCGGAGTCATTTGTTTcattatcacagtggattttttttttcctaagaattttgccagggacaaacaacccttttgttgccatgggttctttcatgtgtgtaATTCTTTGACTAAATGTGCATGCTATCTTTTATTAGATTTATCCATTTGTTGTAGCTGTACATGTGTTCATGAATTCTCCGGTATTGTTGTGGACCTGTTCTAATTCAGACATGTGAATTGAATATATTGTTATCCTCCTGTTTGTGTTTGATGAAACAACAATCATATATAATTAATCTCATAGTTTCCATTCATGTGCACTTCTCTTTTTGTTCTTCATGTCCTTCTTGTTATTCAttcatgtgtgaatgtgaatgcctCTGTATTCATGAATGAATGCATTGATTAGATATTTTTAATATGGCATTTAAGTGAAGACAGTTTGTGGAAAGATCAAGACATTTGACTTGTagttgtacacacaacacacacacgcacacacacacacacacacacacacacacacacatctgtttatactcattctctctctgcgtgtacagacacaacacacacacaactcacattgAGTGTATACATTGGAACTAGTGGAAGGCAAATGACACACTGacttgtacacacaacacacacacacattcacacacacacacacacatacacatacacactcaaaacacacacgcacacacacacgcacacgcacatacaacacacacacacacacacacatactcacaacacacacacacacacacacacactctcacaacacacacacacacacacatactcacaacacacacacacacacacacacactctcacaacacacacacacacacacacacacacacagagaaacaaaactcACGTGTCTCCATAGCTGTCGGTGACCCACTCCCCGTGCTCGTCACAGACGGCGTCCAACACCtcctcacacaccctctcctcaaagtccacacccccctcctccttcctctccccctcctcctccaccttccccaccccctctcccatggGCAGCGCCGAACACACGACTGCAACAACAGAACCGTTCACCACACATAGCTGTGAAGAAGGGAGGCGACTCACAGAcaggatgggaggggaggaggaagaggaggaggacacggCGGGAGTGAGGGGAGAGCCAGTGGTATATCCGTGAGGTGGGGTGGGCAGTCCAGGGCAGCCAATCACCGTTGACGTACTGCTAGCGCCCGGGTGGAAAAACGCTTGCTCCGTCGCCTGCCACGGACCTGGCGTCAGGAAATCCTGTGAGGCCTTCCCCAGCGGGGACTGGCAGTCGCTCTCTGGAGTTGGAGGCAAAGAATACACCCCAGGAGAGACATGGGACTGTGCAGGGTAAGGACTGGTGGCGGGGAGGTTCGAACTTGTGGTGGAGCGAGGGCTTCCCAGGGCGGCCGGAGGAGAGGAGGCAGTTTGGGCAAACTGGTCTCCCGAGGCGCTGGACGAGGGAGAgaacggggagggggtgtgtgcgggTGATGTCGCGTCGTGGGAAATGATGACGGCACCGCAGCCACCCACACTGGGCAGACACGTGCGGGCAATGGGACCCGAACCCAAACACGACAGCGGCGGTGTGCTGCGCGTGCTGGAGCCAGCAGAGGAGGCGGTGGAGGAAGCGCTGTCCTGACGGAGAACAACCCTATGATCCTTGCCGCCTGTGTGTGGTCCACGCGGTGCCTGCCCGGTCAAGGAGCACTGCCTCAAGATGGCACCGCTGTCCTGCACCGTGCTGACAGGCTGGGCAGGGGCTGCAATAGGCTGGACAGCGACTGCCGGTCTGTTTCCTCCTGTATGTGTCGGCACCAGTCCGTTCACGACCCCCTGACCCCGTCCACCTCCCTGCACAGCCAGTGGACTCCCCACTGATGGACGGAGCGccctgtgttggaggggtggaggtcCGATGCATGTGTCAGACAGGGATATGGGGACAGCGGCGGAGCGAGGGGGGCCTTGCACGGTGCAAGGGGTCTGCCGCTCTTCGGCAGCTGTGGCCGGTCTGTGCCAGGGTCGAACCCCCCCCTCCATGAACCAGGTGGGCTGTGAGGGAGAGGTGAGTGGCGGCGGGCCTGCAGGACTGTGcccagggggtggagggagagtgggccCGGTCACCAGCACAGCGCCCACCTGCAGGCCGTCAGACTGTCCGGCCGCCTTGGAGACGGTGTCGCCTGATATGGCCATCAGTTGTTCCTTGATCTGCTCAATCTTCCTGTTCTTCTCCTCCAGGCTGGAGCAGACACTGTCTGCGTCCACGTCTGTTGGTAGATCTGTTCCGCCCCTCGGGGGGCGCGGGTTTCCAGCCGGGTTGGACCACGGGTTTGAGACACTTCCTCCTCCCTCGTTCAGCGTCACGCTCCCCTGGCTCCACACAGCCCCGCCCTGCCTGTCTGGCACATTCACTGGATGGATCAGCGTGTATCTCTGCTGGCTCACTGCCTTCCCCTTGTTCCCATTATCTGCGGAGCTACTGCCCTGTTGCGGTGTAGCATCGCTGCGGAAGAGGGCCACGTGAGAGCGATTTGATGCCACGTCGTTCTGAAAGTTGATCCAGTTCTGCCTGCTTGACATGACACCCCCATTCCCTTCCTGAGGTGGTGACGTGACTGTGGGCAGGTCGCAGGGAGGGGGCCGAATGTCCATGGGTCGTTTGGGTGGtacatcctcctcttcccccctctgtccGCTGGTTGCTCGGCTGCGTTTGCTGCCTCCAAATTCCTCCAACACCTGTTGAAACATGGTGCTTTGGAATGAATgacatgaatacaatacaatacaatacaatacaattatccTTGTGACACAGGCACATTTGGTAATAAAgtcactttctcttcttctttttttcctgataGTTAACTTCAACTAGTTCaagcctaaaaaaaacaaccaaaaacttgtaataacaaaaattaataaaaacaaacagaaaaacaaaagtgtAGTGCTCCACTCTGGCAACACACTCTCAGAGGGGATAGCAgtttgaatttcacacatagaaatctgttgttacaaaataTTGTAgttaatacagtacaatacagaaacaatacagcaacaaacagagaattaaaaaaatagaaaaaaaaattttaaacaaaagCAAATCCATGGCACAACGACAAGACACCAAAACCAATCCCTTACTCTGCTGTCAACTTCTCTCTCTGAGTAGAGAGTCAGGTTATCAATAGGATCCGCCAAGTCATACTCTGCACCACTTTCACTGGAGCAGCCACTGTCTTTGCCGTCTTCCGTCTCCACAGTGCAAAGGTCAGTTGGGACAAGGTGAAGGCTGTTTCCATTGTCGTCTTCTATGTGGGTCAAGGACAAACTCTTTGTCAGCTCTGCCAGATCTGATGATGTAGGCGGTGCTTTCAGATCTGTGAGATCAGAGAACGAggaaagacaatgatgataataagggtAACGACCAGGTAATGATAAGGATAACAAGGGTAATGACCAGGTAATATTGATGATAGTATTCATAAGTGATGACCAGGTAATAACCATAATAAAGTAATGACCAGGTTGTATGACGACGATTAATTGTAATGAcaaggtaataatgatgataagtgtAATAACTAGGTTATAACAATAGTGATAAGTGTAATGACAaggtaataataatgagaagaagtgCAATGACCAGGTAATACGATGATAGTAAGTGTAATAACtaagtgataacaataatgataagtgtAATGACAAAGTACTAAATGACAAGAAGTGAACTGACCACATAATCATGCAGGACTGAGGAAAGGCAACAATGATAAGTGTGATGACCAGATCATAATGATTCCCATAAGTTTACAGACATggtaatattatatatatatactaataatGATCAGTGTAATGACAAGGTAATattctaataatgatgataagaagtcAATGACCAGGTATAATCATTCCCATGTAAGGAATGAgctaagacaacaatgataataattaccaGATAATAATGATTGTACTAAGTGgtaacagcaatgataatgagTGTAACGACCAGGTAAAGCATGCAGGGGCGAGGGACAAGTCAGCATTgagc is a window of Babylonia areolata isolate BAREFJ2019XMU chromosome 34, ASM4173473v1, whole genome shotgun sequence DNA encoding:
- the LOC143277474 gene encoding uncharacterized protein LOC143277474; translation: MSVLTEVNQTFDLKAPPTSSDLAELTKSLSLTHIEDDNGNSLHLVPTDLCTVETEDGKDSGCSSESGAEYDLADPIDNLTLYSEREVDSRVLEEFGGSKRSRATSGQRGEEEDVPPKRPMDIRPPPCDLPTVTSPPQEGNGGVMSSRQNWINFQNDVASNRSHVALFRSDATPQQGSSSADNGNKGKAVSQQRYTLIHPVNVPDRQGGAVWSQGSVTLNEGGGSVSNPWSNPAGNPRPPRGGTDLPTDVDADSVCSSLEEKNRKIEQIKEQLMAISGDTVSKAAGQSDGLQVGAVLVTGPTLPPPPGHSPAGPPPLTSPSQPTWFMEGGVRPWHRPATAAEERQTPCTVQGPPRSAAVPISLSDTCIGPPPLQHRALRPSVGSPLAVQGGGRGQGVVNGLVPTHTGGNRPAVAVQPIAAPAQPVSTVQDSGAILRQCSLTGQAPRGPHTGGKDHRVVLRQDSASSTASSAGSSTRSTPPLSCLGSGPIARTCLPSVGGCGAVIISHDATSPAHTPSPFSPSSSASGDQFAQTASSPPAALGSPRSTTSSNLPATSPYPAQSHVSPGVYSLPPTPESDCQSPLGKASQDFLTPGPWQATEQAFFHPGASSTSTVIGCPGLPTPPHGYTTGSPLTPAVSSSSSSSPPILSVSRLPSSQLCVVNGSVVAVVCSALPMGEGVGKVEEEGERKEEGGVDFEERVCEEVLDAVCDEHGEWVTDSYGDTILHSLSGMENERTAVEYARCLRSKPGFLRALNSYNKSLETPLYNAVCLGKLALVGVMLQLGADVNLLCRYGDQAHAPLHRAVDKGQTDMVDMLLRSDRIQLNARRGSDHCTALMVAVMRHVPGHPLHDRLDIIVKLMQDDDRLDLQARDPRSGKTALMMAIETKDIRVVDALLNDLDLDVARHLINMQNRAGNSAVHLAAGLRDISPKVKEHMLRQLIRLGGETNKKNNEGDTPREWAKHLIDRVARLR